One window from the genome of Rufibacter tibetensis encodes:
- a CDS encoding ATP-binding cassette domain-containing protein codes for MVHRLEADSILLELGGRRILSDIYLKCETGRITGLLGRNGQGKSCLMKVIYGSLECGQSVRFDGVFQTAAFKRPDLLLYLPQFNFIPAWLSLKRVFSDFGLEYAPFEKRFPEFNGRHNSSMKSLSGGGRRLVEIYAIVKSKSQFAMLDEPFTHLNPIQIEKVKEFLLEEKSNKGLLLTDHMFRHILDISDDMYLLADGSIHSVKSTEEIETLGYARL; via the coding sequence CCTGTTGGAATTAGGAGGGCGTAGGATTCTCTCGGACATCTACCTGAAATGTGAGACAGGCAGGATAACTGGTCTGTTGGGCAGAAACGGGCAGGGAAAATCCTGCCTTATGAAAGTGATTTATGGCAGCCTGGAATGTGGCCAGTCAGTCCGTTTTGACGGTGTTTTCCAAACAGCGGCATTCAAGCGGCCTGATTTACTGCTTTACCTGCCTCAGTTCAACTTCATACCTGCTTGGCTTTCCCTGAAACGGGTGTTCAGTGACTTCGGCCTTGAGTATGCACCTTTCGAGAAGAGGTTCCCAGAGTTTAACGGCAGACACAATTCATCGATGAAGAGTCTCTCGGGGGGCGGCCGTAGGCTGGTGGAGATTTATGCCATCGTAAAATCCAAGTCGCAGTTCGCCATGCTGGACGAGCCTTTCACCCATCTGAACCCGATACAAATCGAGAAAGTGAAGGAGTTTTTGCTCGAAGAGAAAAGCAACAAAGGGCTGTTGCTCACCGACCACATGTTCAGGCACATATTGGACATAAGCGATGATATGTATCTGCTTGCTGATGGCAGTATCCATTCGGTGAAAAGCACGGAAGAGATAGAAACGCTGGGATATGCCAGATTATAA